In the Dehalococcoidales bacterium genome, GGCTGGCTTATCCCGTCCGGCAACAGCCGGGAAATCATCATCATCGTCCACGGGAGCGACGAGAACCGCGCCGACCCCTCCATAGACACACTCGGGATTGCGGCGGCGCTGGCCGGTCATGATTACAGCGTTCTGATGTTCGACCTGCGCGGCCACGGGGAGTCCGGGGGCAGCAAGTTTTCCGCCGGGTACTATGAAAAGCGGGACCTGCTGGGGGCGGTCGATTTCGTTAAGGGGCGGGGCTACCGGAGCACCGGGGTACTGGGCTTTTCCATGGGCGCCGCCACCGCTATTTTCGCCGCGGCGGAGGACGATGATATCGACTGCATCGTGGCGGACAGCTGCTACGCGGATATTACCGAGATTATGAAGCGGGAATTCAGCGCGCGCACCAGATTCCCCGGCTTCTTTCTCTCCCCCGTGCTGTTCACGGTCAAGCTTTTCTACGGCGTTGATTTCCCGGCGGTGAAGCCGGTGGCGGTAGTCCCGGAAATAGCGCCACGGCCCATCCTGTTTATTCACGGCGCCGATGACACTTTTTTGCCGCCGGACCATGCGGCGCGGCTGCTGGCGGCGGCCGATAATCCCGCCGATGAGCTCTGGATCGTCCCCGGCGCCGAGCACGTGAAATCGTACGTGACTAACCGCCAGGAGTACATCGACCGCATAACCGCTTTCTTTGATGCGGTATTAAAGTAAGAACCACGGCGGCGGCATGCCATCTTTTTCTTATATTTCATATTGCATCAAATACTGTTTGGTGTTATAATGAGGCTGCCGGGATAAGAATAGCTTTGTTTAAAAGTGGGTTTGAGTCCCACTTTTTTAATTTTTGAAAAAGAATAGCGGAGGTCTGGAGCCGGATGAAGAGCGATTTTTTGCTCGCTATAACGCAGCTCTCGGCGGAAAAGAACCTGCCCAAAGACGTGGTTCTTACCGCGGTAGAAGCCGCCCTGGTGTCAGCCTACAAGAAAGATACTTTTAACGCTACCCAGAATATCGCCGTCAAGATTAATCCCAATTCCGGTAAAGTTGAGGTGTGGGCGGAAAAAACAGTGGTGGAAAAGGTGGCCGACCCCAAGATGGAACTCACATTGAGGGAAGCCAAGAAACTCAAAGCGGATATCAAGATGGGCGAGACCATCCTGATAGAGTCCACCCCGGAAAACGCCGGACGCATCGCGGCACAGACCGCCAAGCAGGTCATCCTCCAGCGTCTCCATGAAGCGGAGCACAGCGCCATCTTCGAGGAATATGCCGATAAAGAAGGCGAAGTGGTCAGCGGCGTCGTCCAGCGCTTCGAGGCCGGACAGGCATTTATCGACCTCGGACGGACCGAAGCCGTGCTGCCGACATCGGAGCAGGTACGCTCCGAGCGCTACCGCGTGGGGCAGCGCCTCAAGGTAGTCTTACTACAGGTAGCGCGCACCGGCAAAGGGCCCAAAGTAATCGTCTCCCGCTCTCACCCGGAGCTGTTGCGGCGCTTATTCGAGCTGGAAGTGCCGGAGGTCTATAACGGCACGGTGGAGATAAAGTCCATCGCCCGGGAAGCGGGCTTCCGGAGCAAGATAGCCGTGGCCGCCAAGCAGGAAGGCATCGACCCCGTGGGGTGCTGCGTGGGGCTGCGGGGCATACGCATACAGAACATCGTCAGCGAGCTTAACGGCGAGAAGATAGACGTGGTAATGTGGAACGCGGAGCCGGCCAATTTCATCGCCAGCGCGCTCAGCCCGGCGCACATCGTCGGGGTGCAACTGAATAAAGATGCGCAGGTAGCCACCGTTATCGTGCCGGACAAGCAGCTTTCACTGGCAATAGGCAAAGAGGGACAGAACGCCCGGCTGGCAGCCAAGCTCACCGGCTGGCGCATCGATATCAAGAGCGCTTCCACCGCCGAGGCGGAAAAGATAAAAGAGGTCAAACCCACCCCCGCCGCCGAGGAAATTGAAGCACCCCTGCCCGAAGAACTGGTGGAGGTGGGGGCTAAAGCTCCGGCCGCCGAAGCGCTGTCAGAAGAAATGCTGGCCGGAATCGATAACCTGGAACTGACCGAGGAACCTGCCGCAGTGGCAGAAAAAGCGGAAGAACCCGAACCGGTAGCCGCCGAGATTCTCATGCCGCCGCAGATAAGGCTGGAACACACCGGCGAAAACCAGCCCAAGATACGCTTTGCCGAGGATATTATGGCGCCGCGGCGAGTGAAGGATGTGGACAAGCCCGCTAAAACCAAGAAGAAAAAGAAGGGCGGCTTCACCCGCGAAAGCGGCGATGAAGGCGTAAAGGCCAAAAAGGGCCGCCGTGATTATACCGTGGTGGAGGATGAGGAGGAGTATCTCTAACGCCCGACCGGTACCGCAGCGCACCTGCGCCGCCTGCCGCCAGGTAAAGGACAAGCGGGCCCTGGTGCGGCTGGTACGCACGCCAGCCGGCAAGGTGGAAATAGACGCAACGGGGAAAAAGGAAGGGCGGGGCGCTTACCTGTGCCGGGAGTCGGCATGCTGGGAAAAAGCTTTAAAGGGCACCTGCCTGGAGCATGCCCTGAAAGGCAGCGTAAGCCGGGGCGACCTGGAAAAGCTGTATAAAAACGGGAAAGACCTGCTGAAGGAGTTGACCATTGGTTAGAGCCGGAAAACCGGAAAAAGCCGTTGAAAGCGCCGCCGAAAAAGCGGGCAAGGAAGCGGTACAGGACAAGACCCCTGTGCTGGATATACCACGCTCTATAAGCGTACGCCAGCTGGCGGAGCTGTTGAATATCGACTCCATCAATATCATCAAGCAGCTGATGCGCAATGGCATCATGGCCAACATCAACCAGCTAATTGACTATGATACCGCCGCGCCCATTATCTCCACCCTGGGCTTTAAACCCCACCTCACCCCCATCAAAGACCAGATGATGGCCACCGCCGCCGAGGAGGGCAAGCAGCGAAAACGCAAGTACGGCAAGGACGCAGAAAACCTGGTGCCGCGCCCACCGGTGGTGACCGTGATGGGTCACGTAGACCACGGCAAGACCAAGCTACTGGACGCCATCCGCCAGACCAACGTAGTGGACTCAGAAGCCGGCGGCATTACCCAACACATCGGCGCATACCAGGCAACTATAGACGGACACAAGATAACCTTTTTAGATACCCCCGGCCACGAGGCTTTTACCGCCATGCGCGCGCACGGCGCCAATATCACCGATATCACGATACTTGTCGTAGCGGCGGATGACGGCGTGATGCCGCAGACCCGCGAGGCTATCAACCACGCCAAAGCAGCGGAAGTACCTATCGTCGTGGCTATCAATAAAATAGATAAAGACAACGCCAACCCCAACCTGGTCAAACAGCAGCTGACGGAAGCCGGGCTGGTTATCGAGGAGTGGGGCGGCAACGTTGTTTGCGTGGAGATTTCCGCCAAGGAAAAGAAGGGCATCAAAGAGCTGCTGGAAAGCTTGCTGCTGGTGGCGGAAATGGAAGAGCTTAAAGCC is a window encoding:
- a CDS encoding YlxR family protein gives rise to the protein MRRSISNARPVPQRTCAACRQVKDKRALVRLVRTPAGKVEIDATGKKEGRGAYLCRESACWEKALKGTCLEHALKGSVSRGDLEKLYKNGKDLLKELTIG
- a CDS encoding alpha/beta hydrolase, which encodes MRWRWKTLIIIATVLVTAFLGISAYLGHTMTTVKRVPIQGSPADLGLQYQDVSFQSRTDNLTLRGWLIPSGNSREIIIIVHGSDENRADPSIDTLGIAAALAGHDYSVLMFDLRGHGESGGSKFSAGYYEKRDLLGAVDFVKGRGYRSTGVLGFSMGAATAIFAAAEDDDIDCIVADSCYADITEIMKREFSARTRFPGFFLSPVLFTVKLFYGVDFPAVKPVAVVPEIAPRPILFIHGADDTFLPPDHAARLLAAADNPADELWIVPGAEHVKSYVTNRQEYIDRITAFFDAVLK
- the nusA gene encoding transcription termination factor NusA — translated: MKSDFLLAITQLSAEKNLPKDVVLTAVEAALVSAYKKDTFNATQNIAVKINPNSGKVEVWAEKTVVEKVADPKMELTLREAKKLKADIKMGETILIESTPENAGRIAAQTAKQVILQRLHEAEHSAIFEEYADKEGEVVSGVVQRFEAGQAFIDLGRTEAVLPTSEQVRSERYRVGQRLKVVLLQVARTGKGPKVIVSRSHPELLRRLFELEVPEVYNGTVEIKSIAREAGFRSKIAVAAKQEGIDPVGCCVGLRGIRIQNIVSELNGEKIDVVMWNAEPANFIASALSPAHIVGVQLNKDAQVATVIVPDKQLSLAIGKEGQNARLAAKLTGWRIDIKSASTAEAEKIKEVKPTPAAEEIEAPLPEELVEVGAKAPAAEALSEEMLAGIDNLELTEEPAAVAEKAEEPEPVAAEILMPPQIRLEHTGENQPKIRFAEDIMAPRRVKDVDKPAKTKKKKKGGFTRESGDEGVKAKKGRRDYTVVEDEEEYL